atcaattttgcacgggaagtcaaaacttttgcgtgaagggcattcccagaaattggatttatgattgccccacaattagcacatttaaatttattggaatcttctctcacaggacaggcgtccttggcgtgagaggttccaccacaaatcatgcatttagcatccatgtgacaatgtttgaccccacttttggcacttacggcactttgtgggtttttggaaattccccctggcctgcggaaatgtacccatgtaacacggacgtGGGACATAatgcaggccttttccaaacttttcatattatttagttcacttttgttaaaatgaactaaataaaattcttgagaaatgcccctttgggaagtaccagagtgggatttcttttacatcttaattacttggactggtgaaaatccaagtaattcagaaatttcaattttaatctcatccagtgatttgtcatcattggggagacctttcaagacgactttgaacaatcgctcagttttgtcgtcgtatgtgaagaatttatgacgCTTCTCAGTTGAATACTgcagaagacgtttgcgatcgtcaaaggatcccggcaaaacgcggcagtcacccttcctagcaatctgaaatgaaaccttgatcccctgaaggttactcaaaatctcattcctaaagccagaaaactcggcaacagataccacaattggcggaatcctttgcttttcgcatgaaacgaatcacctgggctagaggtagattcgatttgctcaatatcatcattaatcaaatcgaactgattgctcagttcgataggagaagaattatttccgatattagagttagaaggaatatctgaattcttcagcttccttctatttttccgcgctttggcaggacggtcttgaaaccttgtttcttagaaaaAATTGCAGAATTCATAGACTCCCCTTCTTCATGTTTTTAtaaatactcattgctgagcgtggagacgtgatcttctaagaggtttttttcccagaacggtgtccctgcaggattaccaccgcttgtcggatatttacttccgcaaacgggtccaacgtgaaacgaaggcacgggtcctttcAAAAATCGTAACGGGaacagtgggtacaaatagcgctaagaagcactgttgaaattaaaatagcttcgggtagtattaaaaacttccttccgcaaagagagaaaatagaaccgcacagcacgaaagcacgatgcggtctcttGGCACTCTGGGTTCCTGATTTAGTATTACCACGTATCACTGTAATAACCAAAAGCCTTAGAATGAGTTCGAATTGGTatcatttgtttatatacgcttaatagaaattatttgtgtttggaaaaatagagaaatgcattcagtgtcggaaaattttcacttgccccacccatggtaaaaaaacaggcaaagcaattaatttttttttcaaaatttttgatgttcatatcaatatttttgtggctggaattcaaaactgcaaagaaaaccaacttatcaatgcactaattgaatgtgttatggaaaccaacataaaaaaatgtatttattgatacgcaaaacaacttgtgcaaaagataaacttgaaaggttaataaacttttactcacgcatgttgaaatggttcattatttcatgtaggggaaaagacggctttggcaggttttgttctattattggcaggggggtttttgtcgaccgaattttatgaaatttgaccacaatattctttgatatgcaaagaatgtttaggccaaatttgagtataatcagtcataaaaaaaccccctgacaataatagaacaaaacctgccaaagccgtcatcccCCTATCACTTATTCAACGCATTGATTGAATGGCCTTGTATGATTGTgaagtgaaattgaataattctgtgcttcatcattgaaatacttgcgttttttcacttaccccatttacccacttaccccactgtaccttacgtaattaatggatcttcccttttcAATGTTAGAGTGAGAAAGCAATATTTGAATTCTTCAGCTTTCTCCTATTTTGCCGTGCTTTTGCAGTATGGTCTTGAAAAATCGTAACAACCGCATAGCAAGAGAGTACAAGACGGGAAGACGGAATAATTTTCTCATATATCAGTTTGGACGGCTCGTACCGTCCAGGTGGAATTCCATTATTAGTCTTCAATCTTGTTATTGATGGTTGTGATTTGCTTGCTTTACCTGGGGCCGAAAGTGTTTGCTGCTCGGCCTATTCTGCAACATTCTTCAAACGGATGCGGTTTTCCAAATAATCAATCCGACTCCTTACGCTATTATAGTTATTAATCGTCCGTCAACATTTTGAATATGTATTTTgcaaggccgtcttcagtggctcgtacttgacttattggagtcaaatacgagacccggaagacggccttactgttaaggtcgaaatacgtatatgtaaagaagttacaatcaagtgtgGTGACTGATGGTCTAATGGAAAGTGAGAAGGAATTTTCTGATCAAAATCACTCTCGATTAGCCTCCGAGTGTGTTACGCCGGCGAACAAATGGCGTTACCAACTGTACGTAGTCTAGCACAGTCTAGTCTGTTGCAAACCGCACAAATTGAGGCCTGTCTGTTTTGCGCAGCTATGTTTTGCTCGTTTAacttattttttgagattttattCGTGTAGAACGAGGCAGAATTATAGTTTCTGGTAGTGATCCCATTAACCCTCTACCACTCGAGACTGCCTTTAGACGTTTAGACtttgaatattgaataaaaaatattgaagattGAGTAATTTGTTGTTTCTCCGTGTTTTTGCTCGTGGTAAGAgcaaaatatttgtagtttaatatttttccacaactaacctcACCCAATAAAAGGCTTTAGTGGTGAATGATGTACTCTAAAATATGCATTTAATTTCTTACACATAATATCTTCTTACAACACAAATTTCTAACCCTCTACAATCCAAATTCTTGTTTTCGTTCAAAAGTCAAATTCCTCATTTGCGAATATTTCCGAAGTCAAGATATTAGTAATCGGCCACGGGGGTGACAATTGCCCTGAGATCGAGATTGGGCCATCGCTCTGTAGTAGGCCTGATAACTAAATCGTGGCCCATTCTCATCCCCATCTGGCCTGTTTGTCACCCATTGAGCTAGCTATTATTTCCCAATATTTCAGCATTGAAGAACATTAATTGTACGTGTAATGCCTTATACTGATGGGCGTGTTCAATTATCTTTGCAGGTTTATTCCCTGGACTCTCCTGTGACATTTCAATGTGCTTACTCACCGGCTTTAGCTTCTGCTCGGTATGGTAATATGGAACGTATCGCTGAGCAAATCGCCACACTATGCGCCACTTTAGGCGAATATCCATCAGTGCGATATCGAGCGTAAGTACAATAGCATTAGTGAAGCCAATAGTTGCAGATTGTCCATTCAAAAGAAATGAATTGCAGAGGAGTTTTAGAAGCATTGTGggtatttcatcaaacttaCTGAAAAGATTGCTAAACAAATATGAATAAccttcaaacatattttttaagtATATCTTGATATAACTGcgcataatttaaaaataaggggaaatgacggctttggcaggttttgttctattattgtcaggggggttttgttgatcaaattttctgaaattttgccacaatattctttgatatgcaaagaatgtttaggccaagtTTCAGTATAATTAGCTATAGAAAACCCCctaacaataatagaacaaaacctgccaaagccgtcatttcccctactgaaaaacgaaaaatatgcTCTTTTGAGGAACATTCTCCGCGGAAGAACTAAACTAACTAAAAGTGAGTTCAATCCACCCAACCTCGAACTTTCGTacgggaaaaaaaaaatactaccgTGACCGTCCCTAATTGTGCGCAGCTCCTAATTGTGCGCactttaatattttgttttcattttgttcatgtttatcATGAATATCGCAGCattgtaatttttcttcttataattattgaataaCATATCCGAATTCATTATAGTATCAATAATATGTGGTTTTAAATgcataaaataaacaaaaaacttGATCAACAACGCTGAAAACGTCAAAATTTCGACTCCGTTAACCTTAACGTGAATTTGGTGTTCGGAatgttttcttcaaattttaagTGGAACTAGACAAAACAATTGCAATATTCACCATAATCAGTAAGATATATTCGTTTCTGTCGTACTCACATCAAAAAATAACACTGGTATGTATTATTTTGTGTGGAAATGTCGATTTTCTAATGCGCACAATTAAGCACCGTGATTTTCGTTTATGTTCCTAATTATGCGCAGACTTCCAAAATGAATCGCGATCGCAAGAACATGAAGtacaatcgaaatcaaattgtGCTGGCTGTGGATCTGGTCAGGAGAGGATACTCGATTCGTCGAGCCGCAGCGATGTACAGAATCCCGGAGAGTACGCTTAGAAAAACGCTAGCCCGGGGCACTACTGAATTGAAACATCCAGGACGACCAACCGTCTTGACTAAGCAAGAGGAAGAGCgaattatcaattggataatttaGACGGCTAGAGCGGGCTTTCCAGTGGACTCCCAACGTCTGAAAACGTCAGTAGCCTTTTTTCTTAAATCCACTGGAAGAGCAAGTTTCCTAAAAACGTACACACCCGGTCGAAAATGGCTATCATTGTTTTTAAAACGACATCCCAACATTTCCCGAAGAATCCCGAGTGCTCTTTCGAAACAGCGGACCTGTGTAACAGAAGGCAAAATTCGGAGCTGGTTTGAGGAAGTGGGCCAGTATATTGAACAAACTGGCTTACAAGATGCCATGAAGGATCCAGCTAGAATTTTCAACATGGATGAATCGTCTATTCGACTTGTGCCAACAAAGGAGTGTGTTTTTGCCGAAACTGGCGAAAAATATGTGCACACTTCGAATGCTAATTCGGAAAAAGAGTGCTACACTGTTCTCTTTTCAGCTAGCGCCGCCGGTGTACTTGCTCCACCGATGGTATTATTCCCATACAAGCAACGTCTCCCTGCTGAAATCGCTCACAGCGCTCCGGACGGTTGGTCCATCGGGAAGAATGTCTCCGGATGGATGACACAGGAAACATTTTCCGAATACCTTAAAAACGTTTTCCATCCATGGCTACTCCTATCCAAGATAGCGTTGCCAGTTATAGTGTTTGTAGACGGTCATAAGTCCCACGTTTCTCTTCAGACCACAGAGTTCTGTAGggaaaaccaaattgttttAGTTTGTTTATTTCCAAACTCGACACACGTTTTGCAGCCTCTGGATGTCACATTCTTCAGAGGACTGAAAGTAAAATGGAATAAGCGTCTCATTGATTGGCGTACTCATCGTGCTGGTGACCCATTGAGAAGACATGAATTTGCACCACTATTGAAGCGAGCGGTGGACGATATGGTCGATAAAAGTTCAACGTTGGCCAATGGCTTCCGAAAGTGTGGTCTTTTTCCATGGAACCCCGATGCAGTTAACTATGCTATGCTGTTGACAAAGAAGAGCCCACAGAAAACAACCTCAGCGGATTTGCCAAGTGATTCGCCGCAATCGGCAACAAATTCCACGCAAAATATGGAGGCCAAAGCTACTTTGCTAGGATTAGAATCCTACCTCAGAGTTGCACAATTGAAAAGATTTGAGGACAGCTACTCAAATGTAGTTTGGTCCGGTCCGGTAGGTGATACAGGCTTGTTTTATGTGTGGCAGGAAATGAAACGTGATGCTTGTGGAAACCAAATCGAAGAAGAACCAGAAGAGACATTCTACGGATTTGACGAATTGAACATGAATGGTAATATATGATGAAACGCAAtgtattcaaaataaaataatcaccATATTTCAGATGAACGTCGTAttattaattcaaaatatgCATCAATCGGGGTAGAGCTGATTCCAGGTTCTGGTGCATCGACCCAAGATCGACTACAGCCGGAAATCGTCGGGCATAACGCACCGAAAGACATCTCACAGCAACCAAAAGCGTCTACCGAAGATACTTTTGaacaagttttttcaaaaccgtCGGTATCAGTTCCATCAACCAAATCGGTGAAGAAATATCGCACACGTGCACCTGCCGTGGCCACCAGTGAAGCATTTCGGAAGTACTTCCATGAGTTGGAGCAAGATAAAATTAATGTTGAATGAATGAAAAGTTGAAGAGAAAAGCTGACCGCGAACAGAAGAAAGCCGTTCGCGAAAAGAATAAGAAGATGAAACAGAAAGAGCCCTTAAAAAGAAAGTCAAAACTACAGAAATAAGCTGACATTCACTTTCGTcgttgattaaatgaaataaacaatatattttgatattttgcaaCTGCGCATAATTAGGAACAAAAATGCGCATAATTAGGAACATGCGTAAATAGGTGCGCACAATTTTTCACCAAACATCGCGAtgcatttttatttgattttgatgattttttcaattGGAACATTTTCTTTTATTATAATAAACATGAATTAAACATTCTACTGAATAACATGTGTAAATCACAGTTTAATTCATCTGATATGacgatttaattttgaaaatggctTAACTGCGCAAAATATGGTACACTCACGGTATGTTAgcactagggccttgtaacatgttattcggctatcttgatggGCTTTCTTttgctacgaaggacctccgtcgaccTCCTTaggagtctcgtttcggccgtcttccagtgcggttggtttttgcgctctacttttgtgcggtgattcgcctaaaagtagaacaatagaaccagtgcagtgaccgcggtcgaaacaaatgtgtagtgtataaaaaagtgctgcagatccGGAAGACGTGCGCATGTTTGTGCTTGCAAGGGCTGATCGATTGTTATCAagggcaatgcccttgctaatattgcgatcaaggctatgtaaatgctcaaacatgttcagcgtcagATTTATTGAGGAGAGGTAAGGTTTTGATGATCCGTAAATTTAACACGCACGCACTCACAcaaacgcacacacacacattcacattatacacacatacattagggtggctcaaataagtatgggaaaaacttttttcaatttttttgatgggccgccttcttattcggttctatttgatgccctgatgttctggacaaaatttcagccaaatcggtcaacgtttgggcggtgctaaactcgttggaagtttatatgcaaaaatgtatgcagaaacatcccaaaacagtgaattgcagttggacggcacaacttacgatgaagaactatgatactcattcagatcttgaagaattaattactgaatgttatgcagaaaaccacgAGAAGATTAAAGTTTGCTCGGCTaagctattagcatttctcttaagtggggtttgagcaaatttcgtttcttttacctttgaaaagaaataaattcacccgtacaacactccagtaaaatgctaatatctttgcctaaaaaactctaatcttctcgcggttttcagcataacattctgtatttaattcttcaagatctgaatgcgtatcatggttcttgatcgtaaattgtaccgtccaactgcaaagcactgtttttggatatttctgcatacatttttccatataaacttccaacgagtttagcaccgcccaaacgttgaccgatttggctgaaattttgtccagagcatcagggcatcaaatagaaccgaataagagggcggcccatcaataaaattgaaaaagtgttttttgagccaccctaacataCATATACACAAACACATACATATACTGATGGACATGAgtgttcgtcatgttttcatagtagctctattaaaacatgacgagtacttttgtctatcagtgtagacatataaacacacatacacactcatatacacacatacacgctcatatacatcatacaacaaacacgtacacgattttatcatatattaggtatctatattattggaagcgtttggtacgggaggtccacgctttcttcctttcccctcgattccaagctattgagtgactttaggtattcctgaagtcgctcaatatctaggagtcatctctgcggtacatactgcgtagttggcctggccatatgaaaagaaaaatgacggaattcagaaatcgtcattttccaggatgctttcaagtattggctacgcatgtatgagattagattagattagaaggacctccgtcgacctccttagttggttaaagcaccagtctagcgtactgtagggtcatgggttcgagtcccatcgaagggaaagtggttacctccaatacattttccaaatcaatatcttccacataatgtacatattcacatatgagttttcacaacattgtaaattaatgtccaagttggGTGGTTTAAttcccggaatataggcaattaactttgattgaattgaataacatgttattcaggccgtagTGCGGAAatacccagacaaccacacatcgcataagaatgcacgatcaaaatcgtttaccgatccaagtttcatcagattcgcattgttgtgcaaagctcatcagtttatttataaattttcccgcacagtaggctattttacgagtttattccagcttcatttgttgacatcgcatattcctgcaatcaaactcacatgaaatcggattatctgtcaaacagagtttgttatcacaaactacatcgcaatgcataacgaacaaactcgcataaaaatcgtgcacatcgcatacacttccgtgcaacgtcggataagaaatacacttatatcgcctccacttttgtacgtaaaaagtgttttcgcgactggtaagcgatgaaatttgtgcgcataggcatcgcataacagaaaaacaattctattatgcatgcattctggttgtctgggtagtgcaatactatgttcgcactagggcattgtaacatgttattcggctatcttgatgagctttcttttgtcgataatttgaataatatATTATTCAGGCCGTAGTGCGAACATGGTAGGTATAAGTTctattcactcaatttcgacctcaggcaACAAACTCAAGGTTGGCTTCCCGTATCGAACTGTCGTCGCTGTATTGTTTGGCTCCTTTGTTTTtaaaaacagaagaaagagtggatgaaagagaagagaaaaaactCAAAAGTAACTACCTCGAATGTCACTTCCCCGAACGCCAGAATCCCGAATGGTAATTACCCCAAATATTCCACTATCCCGAATGGCCGCTACCCCGAATACCCCACTACCCTGAAAAGCTATTACCCCAAAAATCATATaataattatattattatattactttttatttttgcctttctcgtacaacaaagttgtaccgaaaggctatcatttcacttcaaaatcgaactttttatagaagtctcggagacccaagatggtatataccaatcgactcagctcgtcgagctgaacaaatgtctgtctgtccgtgtgtatgtgtgtgtgtgtgtgcacacgaaaaccgaaaaacattagccactttttcatatagtaattcttaaccgattttctcgcaacaagttgcattcacaggagacaaagctttgttgatcactattgaattttataacgatcgaccattgcgtttgaaagttattaagaaaagaGTATCGAACTAtaaagcgccatataaggttggtgtcttggctaaatgcgagaaaggcagtatcaccacttggtgaattaagttgggttttttaaatacttttgCATATGCTAACAATTATCCTAATATTTGAGCCGGGAGCGCTCGGGATAATGCGAAAGAGTGTATGCCAGATACGATGTTTATATAGAGACCAGCGGAGAGAATAAAATCAAAGAATTTCACGAGAAATTTGTTGTAGCGTGATGTGACTTTCAGTATGAGCAattatttctctttttttaatACATGTCCTGCCTATAAAACTAGAAATACTAAAATAAGAGATGaacgaagacgccatcttgtttctaATCGAACCGTTGGTTCCAATTCGAATTGGTTACATTTTGcatggcaacaggttaaagcgatagccgggcatcgctcaggatggagatctttcaagtcggccctttgcaccaccggaggtgtacaggattcataagaagaagcaaaaagttcgtgctgccagtattagggtctgttcaaatattacgattcttcaattcttcaacaaagaccatcaccttgacTTAACCCTCTacacgtttcgaagggactcgagaatgcccctgaaactcgaactacacacatcacccgatccatcgtcgccttgatcaaccgtatcagtttatccggaaatccgttttcgtgcattagctgccatagctggtcccgatcgattgtatcatatgcggctttgaagtcgataaatagatgatgtgtgggcacgttgtattcgcggcatttctgcaatacctgacgtatggcgaacacctggtctgtggtagagcgttcacccataaatcccgcctggtactgccccacgaacactgcaattggtgttagtcggcggcataaaatttgggagagtaccttgtaggcggcgttcagctatgtgattgcgcggtagttgctacaatccagcttatcacacacacgacaccttccatccgctCCTgaggcagaacctcatcctcccaaaccttggtaatcacccagtgcagcgctctagccagtgcctcaccaccgtgtttaaatagctctcctggtagttggacaaccccaggggctttgttgttcttcagccggccaatctcctcctggatttccaggagatccggagccagtagaattatgtcctgcgcgcgttcccccaggtccatcaccataccgccatcttcgtctgccacatcgccattcaggtgatcttcgtagtgctgccgccacctttggatcacatcACGCTCGCTGGTAGGAAGGTTCcggtttatgtccttacacatatcgggctgtggcacgtggcccttacgtgaacggttcaacttctcatagaacttttgtgtgttattagcgcggtacagttgctccgtctcttcacggtctcgatcttcctgctggcgcttttttctccggaaaatcgagttttgtccgttccgcgcctgtttatatcgtgcctcgttcgccctcgtgcggtgttgcagcaatctcacccatgctgcattcttctcttatactaactgctcacattcgccgtcataccaatcgtttctctgatccgggggaaccgtgccaagtgcagcggttgcggtgctaccaatggcggatcgaatatttcttcagccatcttcaagagacgctgcgcctagctgctcttccgttgggagtgacacttccagctgctgcgcgtattcttgggctagtctaccgtcttgtagccgcccaatgttcagccgcggcgtccgatttcgacgcgtgttgtataccgtcgagagttttgagcgcagacatactgcaacgaggtagtggtcggattcaatattcgcactgcggtaaatgcggacgttcgtgatgtcggagaagaatttaccgtcgattagaacgtggtcgatttggttttccgtttcttggttaggtgatctccatgtggccttgtggatgttTTTGctgggaaagaaggtgcttcggactaccattccgcgggaggctgcgaagtttatgcatcgttggcctttgtcattcgatacggtgtgcagactatccggtccgatgaccggtctatacatttcctcccttcctacctgtgcgttcatgtcaccgatgacgattttgacgtcccgcagtgggcatccatcgtatgtctgctccagctgtgcgtagaacgcttctttctcgtcgtcgggtctcccttcgtgtgggcagtgcacgttgatgatgctatagttgaagaaacggcctttaatcctcagtttgcacatccttgcgttgattggctgccacacaatcacgcgttggcgcatcttacccagcactataaagc
The nucleotide sequence above comes from Armigeres subalbatus isolate Guangzhou_Male chromosome 3, GZ_Asu_2, whole genome shotgun sequence. Encoded proteins:
- the LOC134219279 gene encoding uncharacterized protein LOC134219279, giving the protein MKDPARIFNMDESSIRLVPTKECVFAETGEKYVHTSNANSEKECYTVLFSASAAGVLAPPMVLFPYKQRLPAEIAHSAPDGWSIGKNVSGWMTQETFSEYLKNVFHPWLLLSKIALPVIVFVDGHKSHVSLQTTEFCRENQIVLVCLFPNSTHVLQPLDVTFFRGLKVKWNKRLIDWRTHRAGDPLRRHEFAPLLKRAVDDMVDKSSTLANGFRKCGLFPWNPDAVNYAMLLTKKSPQKTTSADLPSDSPQSATNSTQNMEAKATLLGLESYLRVAQLKRFEDSYSNVVWSGPVGDTGLFYVWQEMKRDACGNQIEEEPEETFYGFDELNMNDERRIINSKYASIGVELIPGSGASTQDRLQPEIVGHNAPKDISQQPKASTEDTFEQVFSKPSVSVPSTKSVKKYRTRAPAVATSEAFRKYFHELEQDKINVE